From a region of the Panulirus ornatus isolate Po-2019 chromosome 34, ASM3632096v1, whole genome shotgun sequence genome:
- the LOC139759901 gene encoding pupal cuticle protein 20-like isoform X2: protein MNHLILFACLVAVVAADSYKTPIPILKDDRTQNAYGEYTFEFETGNGISRNEAGKQADGQESSGGWSYTDPEGVPIALTFTAGVNGYVPVGDHLPVPPTSVPLPYERSDH, encoded by the exons ATGAACCACCTCATCCTC TTCGCTtgcctggtggcggtggtggctgcCGACAGCTACAAGACGCCCATCCCCATTCTGAAGGACGACCGCACCCAGAACGCTTATGGCGAGTACACCTTCGAGTTCGAGACTGGCAACGGCATCTCCAGGAACGAGGCTGGCAAGCAGGCTGACGGTCAGGAGTCATCAGGTGGCTGGAG CTACACTGACCCTGAGGGAGTGCCAATCGCCCTCACCTTCACCGCTGGTGTGAACGGCTACGTTCCCGTGGGCGATCACCTGCCAGTCCCACCTACATCCGTGCCCCTCCCATACGAACGCTCAGACCATTAA
- the LOC139759901 gene encoding pupal cuticle protein 20-like isoform X1, whose protein sequence is MHRLLIVACLVAVVAADSYKTPIPILKDDRTQNAYGEYTFEFETGNGISRNEAGKQADGQESSGGWSYTDPEGVPIALTFTAGVNGYVPVGDHLPVPPTSVPLPYERSDH, encoded by the exons ATGCACCGTCTTCTGATC GTGGCTtgcctggtggcggtggtggctgcCGACAGCTACAAGACGCCCATCCCAATCCTGAAGGACGACCGCACCCAGAACGCTTATGGCGAGTACACCTTCGAGTTCGAGACTGGCAACGGCATCTCCAGGAACGAGGCTGGCAAACAGGCTGACGGTCAGGAGTCATCAGGTGGCTGGAG CTACACTGACCCTGAGGGAGTGCCAATCGCCCTCACCTTCACCGCTGGTGTGAACGGCTACGTTCCCGTGGGCGATCACCTGCCAGTCCCACCTACATCCGTGCCCCTCCCATACGAACGCTCAGACCATTAA